AAACCTGCCTACCGGCAGGCAGGAATGGCTAAAATTCGTCCATAGTTCGTTTCTTTTTTATCCTTAGCTCTGCTCAATGTTATTAAGAGTTAAGCCTGTTTATTCTAAATTGTCACATTGAGCATTATCGAAAATGAAAATATATTTTTATTTGAAGATAGAAGCGCAGCTTGCGAAATGCTTAACAAAAAAGGACTTGAAAGAGGTTTCGACTGCGCTCAATCTGACCCGCTTCCCCTTAACTTAATGGCATTGAGTTCTGCTATGCCTTTCAAAAAACGCCTCATCTGTACAAATTTTATATCATTTTCGGTTAAAAACAAAAAGTCAAGAGGAGTTCATTGCGTAAATCTTTACAATGTTTTTGTACATTTGTTATAGAACAAATTAAAATAATTCCTCATGAATATAATACCAAGTGTCGATTTAAGTGATTTTACATCGGGAGACGCTGTTAGAAAACAAAAATTTGTAGATGCCATAGGGAAAGCCTATGAAGACATTGGGTTTGTAGCACTAAAAGGCCATTTTTTAAATGATACTTTAGTTGATACATTATATAGTGAAGTAAAGAATTTTTTCAATTTACCTGTTGAAACGAAACAGAAATATGAAATCCCGGGTATTGGCGGTCAACGTGGCTATGTGTCGTTTGGAAAAGAGAGTGCAAAAGGCAAAAAAGAAGGCGATTTAAAGGAGTTTTGGCACTTTGGACAGTATGTTGAAGATAATCCAAAATTAGCAGCAGACTATCCTGCAAACGTCATCGTTGAGGAACTTCCTGAATTTAACAAAGTAGGCAAGGAAGCTTATAAAATGCTTGAGAAAACGGCCAAATATGTATTACGTGCTTTGGCTTTACATCTAGGTTTGAAAGAAACCTATTTTGATGATTACATACACAACGGTAATTCGATATTAAGACCCATACATTATCCACCAATCACCGAAGAACCTAAAGAAGCGGTTCGTGCAGCAGCCCATGGCGACATCAACTTAATTACCCTACTCATGGGGGCGCAAGGTCGTGGCTTGCAGGTGCAAAACCATAAAGGCGAATGGATTGATGCCATTGCAGAACCCGATGAATTGATGATTAATGTAGGCGATATGCTATCGCGGCACACGAACAACAAGCTAAAATCTACCATACACCGTGTTATTAATCCGCCTCGTGAACTTTGGGGAACGTCACGTTACTCCATTCCTTTTTTCATGCACCCTATTAGCGCTATGAAATTGGATGTTTTAGAAGGTTGTATAGACGAGAACCATCCGAAAGCATTTGACGATATTACAGCAGGCGAATTTTTAAATGAGCGCTTGGTAGAATTAGGACTTATTAAAAAATAATTAATTTGTCCCATCGAGCGCAGTCGAGATGTTTTGATAGTTCTCGACTGCGCTCGAACAGACAAATAAATCAATAAAATGGATTTACAAGATCAATTAAGAAACCTATTCCCGGATCATATCCAGGAAAAACCTATAGAAGACGCTGAGGACACATCAAAAATATGGATGCAAGACGATCCTATTATTTGTAAATACGAAAAGCGCAAAGGCAAACCCATAACCATTTTAGAAGGTTACACAGGTGCTACCGAAGATTTTAAAATTTTAGCAAAAGAAATAAAAACCAAACTAAGTGTTGGTGGTAGTTTTAAGGACGATAAAATCATTATTCAAGGCGATTATCGCGATAAAATCATGAAAATGCTAAAAGACAAAGGGTTTAACGTAAAACGTGTTGGCGGCTAATTTATGGGCAAGCTTCCACTTCATATTTCCAATGGTTCCGTTTTAACCAACCGCCTCAATGAGCTAAATATTGAAGGGGAGATACTTACTTGGCAAGAAATGCTTTGTGAAGGCCCTACTGTAGAACAGGTATATTCAGATGAATTTTCAAAACTTAGGAAAAACTTTTTCAGTACTTTTTATGATATTGATTTAGTAATATCTGAAATTAAACAGGAGTTGGATAAGCTGAACCATTCAGAAAATTATTCAGAAATAATCCTATGGTTTGAATACGATTTGTTTTGCCACATCAATATGATCGCTGTAATAAGCCTGATTCAACAAAAAAAGATCAAACTCCCACTCTATCTGGTTTGCAGCGGTAAAGTGGAAAGAAACAAAAATTTAAAAGGTTTAGCCGAACTTAATGCTGGTCAGTTATTAAAGCATTATAGGGATAAAGTTAAACTGATGCCAGAAGATATTGATATAGCGACTACGGTGTGGCATATTTACTGTGGCAAAGACCATAATTTACTTAAGCCGTATATTGTGAAAAAGTCGTCTTTCAAGTATTTAAGTAATTGTTTAAAAGCACATGTAGAGCGGTTTCCCGAAACCAAGGACGGGCTCAATGTTATGGAACGCAATATTTTGGAAATCGTTAAAAATACTGCCATAAAATCCAGACACCACCTATTAGGCTATGCGCTTAATTATCAAGGGTATTACGGCTATGGTGATTTACAGGTTTCTAGAATTATAGAGAAGCTTAGCCTCTTTTTTACAGAAGAAGAAAACCTTATTAAATTAAACAGAAAGGGACATGAGGCATTGCTTGGACAACATAATTTTTCTAAAGAAATTGATAACAATATGGTGTTTGGTGGCATTAGTAAGTTCGATTTTCAATTCAATAAAAAGGAAAATAAATTAATAAAAACCGTTTATAATGCCAATTAAAGCTTCGGAACTTATACTAAATCCAGATGGTAGTGTGTACCATTTAAATTTAAAGCCAGAACATGTTGCCAAAACCATCATTTTTGTAGGTGACCAGGACAGGGTTGGGCAAGTTTCAAAACACTTTGACCATATTGAGTTTAAAACACAAAAGCGCGAGTTTAAAACCCATACAGGAACTTTTAAAGGCAACCGTATTTCGGTGATATCAACGGGTATCGGGCCAGATAATATTGATATTGTTTTAAACGAATTAGACGCCCTTTTCAATATAGACCTTAAAACAAGAAGCCCAAAAGAAGTCCTTACCAGTCTTAATATTATTAGAATTGGTACGTCGGGTTCTTTACAAAAAGACATTCCAGTAGATTCATTTCTTTTAAGCACACATGCTTTAGATCTTAATGGCATGCTGCATGCATATCAAATAAACGGCATAGGCAATCCTGATATTGAAGATGCTTTTATTAAGCACTGCCATTGGCCTGTAAACAAATCACGCCCCATTGTTATTAATAACAGCAAATTATTGGAAAGCAAATTAGAAAGCGCTGCCATTTTCAAAGGGCTAACAGCAACGGCAGGTGGTTTTTACGGCCCTCAAGGGCGTATATTACGCTTGCCTTTACAGGATGCCGATTTAAATAGCAAGATGGATAGTTTCAATTTTAAAGGCATCCGCATTACAAACCTAGAAATGGAAACATCTGCTATTTATGGACTATCAAAACTTTTAGGCCATCATGCCCTATCGTTAAATGCCATTATTGCTAATAGAGCCCATGGTACTTTTAGTGAGAATCCATTAAAATCCGTAGAAAATCTCATAACTTACACCCTGAATAAAATCTTTTAATAACCCATTCGTTTCATGAAGCAAATAACTATTGGTGGCGTACCGGAACATTTTAATTTGGCTTGGTATTTAACCTTAAAAAACGGAGAATATAAAGACGAAGGTATCCATTTGCGTTGGCAAGATTGTCCAGAAGGCACGGGTGCTATGTGTAAAGCACTCCGCAATAAAGATATCGATATTGCCGTGATACTTACTGAAGGAATTATTAAAGACATTATAGACGGAAACCCTAGCAAAATAGTACAAACTTTTGTGCAAACACCTTTAAATTGGGGAATTCATGTTGGTAAAAATGCACCATATAAAACCATTGAAGATTTAAAAGGAAAAAAAGCGGCTATAAGCAGATATGGTTCGGGGTCACATTTAATGGCCTATATTAATGCTGAAAACCATGGTTGGGATTTAAAAAAACATCTAAATTTTGAAGTCGTTAACGATTTAAACGGTGCTGTTGAAGCATTAACTAATGGCACTGCCGATTATTTTATGTGGGAGAAATTCACCACCAAACCATTGGTCGATAACGGCACGTTTAGAAGCATAGGCAACTGCCCAACACCGTGGCCTTGTTTTGTAATAGCTGTTAGGGAAGATTTTATTGAATCAAACAAGGAAGATTTAAAAACCATTTTAAGAATTATAAATAACACCACTATAGAATTTAAGGACATCCCGAGTATTGACAGAACCATTGCAAATCGTTACGGACAGCAATTGCAAGATGTGCAGGAATGGTTAGGCATTACCGAATGGTCCCAAAGTTTAATCGACAAAAAAACGGTTACTACCATTCAAAAGGAATTACATGCATTAAATATTATTCCTGAAATTGTTTCTTATGAAAAACTGACTTATAAACTTTAGGGAAATGTTAATGTTTAACAAAAATAAGGCTTAAAAATTATTAAATATTTATTTTTGAGATTGAACTCGTCTTGTCTTTTTGGATTGAAGCGAAAAAAATCAAAATGGGTTCATTAAATACTTAAGACAAACACATGCAAAAACTACTTTTATTAACTGCTGCCATTGCCATAATAGCATGTAAGCAAGAACCTAAAGATTACGTTGCTCTATCGGGTAAAATCATTGATAAAAACAGTGATTCGGTTGTAGTAAGATCGCGTACATTTTCTAAAACCATTAAAGTAAATGACGATGGCACTTTTAGTGATACCTTAAAAGTCGAAACAGGCGTTTATAACTTTTATGATGGCAAAGAATCTACAAACCTATTTCTAAAAAATGGTTTCGACATTACCGTGACTTTAGATACAAAAGAATTTGATGAATCTGTAAAATACTCAGGAACTGGTGCAGAACACAGTAACTTTTTGGCTGAAAACAACTTAATGCAGGAAGAACTTTTAGATTTAGACGCATTAGGTCGTTTGGATATGGCTGAATTAGAATCAAAGTTTGGCAAAATAAAAACCGAATTAACCGAGTTTTACAACGCTAATAAAGATATAGACACCTCTATCATTAATAGTTTATCAAAAAACATAGACCCTATGCTAAATTATTATAAAGGGTATTTAGCAGAGTCTATAGCGCTAAAAACGGAATTACCAAAAGGCGCACCATCGCCTACTTTTGAGGCATACGAAAACTATAATGGTGGCACAACCTCCTTGTCCGATTTAAAAGGAAAATATGTTTATATAGATGTTTGGGCAACTTGGTGTGGTCCTTGTAAGGCTGAGATTCCTTCCTTAAAAGCTTTAGAGAAACAATATCACGATAAAAATATTCAATTTGTTAGCTTATCTATTGATGACGATAGAAGTCACGGCGGTTCGTGGGATAAAGCCCGTGAAGATTGGAAAGCTATGATAGCTGATAAAGAACTAAGCGGCGTACAGTTATTAGCACCAAACGGATGGCAATCGCAATTTGTTTTGGATTATAAAATCAAAGGGATTCCTAGGTTTATTTTAATAGATCCCAATGGTAATATAGTAACCCCCGATGCACCCAGACCTTCTAGTCCTGAATTAACGGAACTGTTTACGTCATTGAATATTTAAGGTGGTTGCGGAGGCAGTATCTTAAAACCGTATAAGTTAAAAAATAGCTTGGGCCACCACCCAAGCTATTTTTGTTATCTTATTTTATTGGCTTACTTATTTACACATAAAACCACACATCTTCCAAATACTCTATAATTCTTTGGGCACATCGCGATGACAAAAAATTGTCGCTATTGCTCAACATTACAATTCCGTATCCTTTTTCTTTATAAAAATGGCAATAGGCTCTAAAATCACCATTGTTACCAGAATGATAATACCTCAATCTTTCTCCAACCTTTTTGATAGGAAAAGCCATACTTCTGTGTAATTCACCTGCTTCGTTAGGCATACCGTTTTGAGACACGAGTGCTTCATCAACAAATTTTCTTTGTTGCAAATGAGGTTCCATCATACCAATCAAAAATTTAGCATAGTCGCTAGAAGTTGTATGTAGGCTATAACCTGCTCCAAAGGTATCATCTCTATCATTCAATAAAACCGGACCATTATCTGTAGGCACGCCGTTTCTATGACCGAAAGCTTTTTTTGAGCTATACGTATCTTCCCAAGTGAATTTCATAAAGTCTATACCAAGCGGGGCGACAACATCGTTTTGAATAAGTTTATCGAGACCCCTATCGTCCACTTTTAAAAGATGACTTAAGACATCTTTTAAATATTGATATCCTTCTCCCGAATAGCCGAACTCAGCTCCAGGTTGAAATAATATTTTTAGTTGGCCATTGGTGTTTTCTCGCCAATTTGGTAAACCTGAAGCATGGCACAACGCCATACGAGCAGTTATTGTTTTATAGCGTCCATCGTCTGCTAAATCGTCATTTGGTAAATATTCATAAAGAGGTTTATCCAAATCTATGATACCTTTTTTTACTTGTAACATTACAAAATATGCAAACACCGGTTTTGAGAGCGAACAGGCCTCAAATAGTGTTTCGGGAGTGCATTTTTCTTTTGTGGCAAGGCTTTTAAAACCAAATGCGTTGTTGTAAACCATTTTGTTATCACGGATAATTGCAACGGACAGGCCTGCAACTTTAAGTGAATCTATTTGATTTTGAATGAAATTATCTAAATCAGTGGGAGATACCTCATGGCCTTTAATCGTCGAAATGCCATTGCTTTGATCTTGACAAGAAACAAGCGATCCCCCCCATAGCAATAGGACAAAAATTAAAAACCTCCTTTTCATCTGTATATTTTTATTGTTTAAGGTAATCGCTATTATACCCATCTGCCTTTGTCATACGGACATACTTCACTACGCCTTCTTTATTCTTTAAGAACTCATAAAGTGTGTTGTCATTTGACTGTATGAATTTATTCCCTGCCACAGGAACAAGTTTTGAGGTAGTATCTGTTGCACTTAAAAAGTGAAGGGTCCCCTCAGCAACCTCAAATTCCAACACTTCGTTTCCTCCTTTAAATTTTCCTGTGAACTTGTTCATTTCTACCCCGTCCATTGCAATGCGATCAAACACTGTTGGTTGTAAAAAGTCCCAATCATATGCTACTGCGACTGCCCTGGCGATATAACTCATCAGGGACATCCCGTTATCGCTGTTGGTCATAATGACCACACCTTGCTTGTTATTAAGTGACGTCACCATATAGCAGGTAAATCCCGAATTACTCCCCCAGTGTTCAAAGAGTATATCTTGGCTTTCATCGTTGTAAATCTTTGCAAACCCTAATCTTGTGGGTGTTTTAGTAAATATACTGTCTGTTATGCTTTTTGACAGGATGGCATTAGTACCTGAATGATGGTCTTCCAATACTGTCAATAAAAATTTTGCTAAATCGGTAGGGGTCGTCCAAATGCCCCCGGCCGCTTTAAACGGAAACAATTTATAAGGGTACGGCTCCAATGCATTGGAATATCCAGTAGCCATTTGCTGTGAAAGGTGGTTCGGGACTGGCTGTTCAAATGAACTATGGGTCATATCACATGGTTCAAATATCAGTTCAGTGATGGCGGCATTAAACTCTTTGTCAGTGACATCTTCTATGAGTTTTTCAATAACGGAATACCCCGGATTTGAATATACTTGTTTTTGTCCGGGAACAGATACTACGGAAACAGCTGGATCAACGGAAGGTTTTTCTCCTGTCAA
This genomic window from Mariniflexile sp. TRM1-10 contains:
- a CDS encoding isopenicillin N synthase family dioxygenase, which produces MNIIPSVDLSDFTSGDAVRKQKFVDAIGKAYEDIGFVALKGHFLNDTLVDTLYSEVKNFFNLPVETKQKYEIPGIGGQRGYVSFGKESAKGKKEGDLKEFWHFGQYVEDNPKLAADYPANVIVEELPEFNKVGKEAYKMLEKTAKYVLRALALHLGLKETYFDDYIHNGNSILRPIHYPPITEEPKEAVRAAAHGDINLITLLMGAQGRGLQVQNHKGEWIDAIAEPDELMINVGDMLSRHTNNKLKSTIHRVINPPRELWGTSRYSIPFFMHPISAMKLDVLEGCIDENHPKAFDDITAGEFLNERLVELGLIKK
- a CDS encoding serine hydrolase domain-containing protein, which translates into the protein MKRRFLIFVLLLWGGSLVSCQDQSNGISTIKGHEVSPTDLDNFIQNQIDSLKVAGLSVAIIRDNKMVYNNAFGFKSLATKEKCTPETLFEACSLSKPVFAYFVMLQVKKGIIDLDKPLYEYLPNDDLADDGRYKTITARMALCHASGLPNWRENTNGQLKILFQPGAEFGYSGEGYQYLKDVLSHLLKVDDRGLDKLIQNDVVAPLGIDFMKFTWEDTYSSKKAFGHRNGVPTDNGPVLLNDRDDTFGAGYSLHTTSSDYAKFLIGMMEPHLQQRKFVDEALVSQNGMPNEAGELHRSMAFPIKKVGERLRYYHSGNNGDFRAYCHFYKEKGYGIVMLSNSDNFLSSRCAQRIIEYLEDVWFYV
- a CDS encoding substrate-binding domain-containing protein, giving the protein MKQITIGGVPEHFNLAWYLTLKNGEYKDEGIHLRWQDCPEGTGAMCKALRNKDIDIAVILTEGIIKDIIDGNPSKIVQTFVQTPLNWGIHVGKNAPYKTIEDLKGKKAAISRYGSGSHLMAYINAENHGWDLKKHLNFEVVNDLNGAVEALTNGTADYFMWEKFTTKPLVDNGTFRSIGNCPTPWPCFVIAVREDFIESNKEDLKTILRIINNTTIEFKDIPSIDRTIANRYGQQLQDVQEWLGITEWSQSLIDKKTVTTIQKELHALNIIPEIVSYEKLTYKL
- a CDS encoding translation initiation factor, with product MDLQDQLRNLFPDHIQEKPIEDAEDTSKIWMQDDPIICKYEKRKGKPITILEGYTGATEDFKILAKEIKTKLSVGGSFKDDKIIIQGDYRDKIMKMLKDKGFNVKRVGG
- a CDS encoding nucleoside phosphorylase, encoding MPIKASELILNPDGSVYHLNLKPEHVAKTIIFVGDQDRVGQVSKHFDHIEFKTQKREFKTHTGTFKGNRISVISTGIGPDNIDIVLNELDALFNIDLKTRSPKEVLTSLNIIRIGTSGSLQKDIPVDSFLLSTHALDLNGMLHAYQINGIGNPDIEDAFIKHCHWPVNKSRPIVINNSKLLESKLESAAIFKGLTATAGGFYGPQGRILRLPLQDADLNSKMDSFNFKGIRITNLEMETSAIYGLSKLLGHHALSLNAIIANRAHGTFSENPLKSVENLITYTLNKIF
- a CDS encoding TlpA family protein disulfide reductase; amino-acid sequence: MQKLLLLTAAIAIIACKQEPKDYVALSGKIIDKNSDSVVVRSRTFSKTIKVNDDGTFSDTLKVETGVYNFYDGKESTNLFLKNGFDITVTLDTKEFDESVKYSGTGAEHSNFLAENNLMQEELLDLDALGRLDMAELESKFGKIKTELTEFYNANKDIDTSIINSLSKNIDPMLNYYKGYLAESIALKTELPKGAPSPTFEAYENYNGGTTSLSDLKGKYVYIDVWATWCGPCKAEIPSLKALEKQYHDKNIQFVSLSIDDDRSHGGSWDKAREDWKAMIADKELSGVQLLAPNGWQSQFVLDYKIKGIPRFILIDPNGNIVTPDAPRPSSPELTELFTSLNI
- a CDS encoding DUF1835 domain-containing protein, whose protein sequence is MGKLPLHISNGSVLTNRLNELNIEGEILTWQEMLCEGPTVEQVYSDEFSKLRKNFFSTFYDIDLVISEIKQELDKLNHSENYSEIILWFEYDLFCHINMIAVISLIQQKKIKLPLYLVCSGKVERNKNLKGLAELNAGQLLKHYRDKVKLMPEDIDIATTVWHIYCGKDHNLLKPYIVKKSSFKYLSNCLKAHVERFPETKDGLNVMERNILEIVKNTAIKSRHHLLGYALNYQGYYGYGDLQVSRIIEKLSLFFTEEENLIKLNRKGHEALLGQHNFSKEIDNNMVFGGISKFDFQFNKKENKLIKTVYNAN
- a CDS encoding serine hydrolase domain-containing protein, which produces MVPVHYLKDKDHKKSIPQLMQEDRIAGVSIAFFDNGKIAWQKTYGYSNLADSTKVTPNTVFNGASLSKSVTAMAALNLVDQGVLTLNEDINKYLEGWKVPDNKFTVHEKVTLKRLIGHTAGFERYVQSSFFPNEELPTIDQMLTGEKPSVDPAVSVVSVPGQKQVYSNPGYSVIEKLIEDVTDKEFNAAITELIFEPCDMTHSSFEQPVPNHLSQQMATGYSNALEPYPYKLFPFKAAGGIWTTPTDLAKFLLTVLEDHHSGTNAILSKSITDSIFTKTPTRLGFAKIYNDESQDILFEHWGSNSGFTCYMVTSLNNKQGVVIMTNSDNGMSLMSYIARAVAVAYDWDFLQPTVFDRIAMDGVEMNKFTGKFKGGNEVLEFEVAEGTLHFLSATDTTSKLVPVAGNKFIQSNDNTLYEFLKNKEGVVKYVRMTKADGYNSDYLKQ